The window CCGTTCGGCGTCGATGGCGAGCGCGAAGACCTCACCGCCCCCGCCGGGCGCCACGGCGATCTTCCGCTCCTCGTACGGGAGCGCCTCGGCGCCGAAGAGCTGCGCGAGCCCCTGCCTGCCCTCGACCTCCACGAGAAGAGTCCGGCCGCCCTCGCGTGCGAGGGCAAGCGCGAGTGCTGCGGCGACCGTGGTCTTGCCGGTGCCGCCCTTGCCGCTGACCACCTGGAGCCTGCTCACAGCGTCCGAGCCTAATTCCTCCGGTTCGGCTGCGGTGGTGCCGGGTGGTCCTGCGGGAGTGTTCGGGGGTGAGCTGCGTTACGCCCGGCCGCCGGTTCCGGGGGCGGCATGCGCCCCGCACCACAGGCACTACCCTCGCTCCCATGACCAAGAAGTTCGAATATGCGACGGTCCCGCTGCTGGTTCACGCCACCAAGCAGATCCTGGACACCTGGGGCGAGGACGGCTGGGAGCTCGTCCAGGTCGTGCCCGGCCCGAACAACCCCGAGCAGCTCGTGGCGTACCTCAAGCGGGAGAAGGCATGAGCGGCGCTGTAGAGGCGAAGCTGGCCGAACTCGGCCTGACCCTGCCGGAGGTCGTTCCGCCGCTGGCCACGTACCAGCCGGCCGTGCGGTCGGGCTCGTACGTCTTCACCGCGGGCCAGCTCCCGATGATCAAGGGCAACCTGCCGGTCACCGGCAAGGTCGGCGCCGAGGTCTCGGCGGAGCAGGCCAAGGAGCTGGCCGCCACGTGCGCGCTGAACGCCCTGGCCGCGGTCAAGTCGGTCGTCGGTGACCTCGACAAGATCGCGCGTGTCGTGAAGGTCGTCGGCTTCGTCGCCTCCGCCCCCGACTTCACGGCCCAGCCGGGCGTGCTGAACGGCGCGAGCGAGCTCCTGGGCGCGGTCCTCGGCGAGAAGGGCGTCCACGCCCGCAGTGCGGTCGGCGTGGCGGTCCTGCCGCTGGACGCACCGGTCGAGATCGAGATCCAGGTCGAGCTGGTCGCCGGAGCCTGACCCTTCGGGGCGGTTCCGCCGGGGCGGGCCGGGTCGCGCGAGCAGCGCGGTGCCCGGCCCGTCCTGCGTGGTGCCTGCGCGGCGCCACCGGGACGGCCCGTGCGGGCGGCCCGTCACTGCCGCCGCGACGGGTGACCCTCGAACATCGGGCCGGATGGCCGTAGCATCCGGCCATGCCGAATGGTCAGCATGGTCAGCAGCAGCCCTCCGCCGGAGGCCAGTGGTACCCGCCGGAGTGGCCCGACCGCATCCGCGCGCTCGCGGACGGCTCGCTCACACCGGTCGCGCCGCGGCGCGCCGCCACCGTGATGCTCCTGCGCGACACACCCGACGGTCCCGCCGTGCACATGCTGCGCAGGCGGACCTCCATGGCTTTTGCCGGGGGCGCGTACGCCTATCCGGGTGGCGGGGTCGATCCCCGGGACGAGGAGCACCAGGTCGGCTGGGCGGGTCCGTCCCAGGAGGACTGGGCGGTCCGGCTCGGGACCGATCCCCGCACCGCCCAGGCCATCGTCTGCGGCGCGGTACGGGAGACCTTCGAGGAGGCGGGCGTCCTGCTCGCCGGGCAGACCCCGGACACGATCGTCGGCGACACCACCGGGGACGACTGGGAGGCCGACCGGCAGGCCCTCGTGGCGCGGGAGCTGTCCTTCGCTGAGTTCCTCGACCGCCGCGGCCTGCGGCTGCGCTCCGACCTGCTCGGTGCCTGGGCGCGCTGGATCACCCCCGAGTTCGAGCCGCGCCGCTACGACACCTGGTTCTTCGTCGCCGCCCTGCCCGAGGGCCAGCGCACCCGCAACGCCTCCACCGAGGCCGACCGGACCGTGTGGATCCGCCCGGCCGACGCGGCCGCCGGCTACGACAAGGGCGAGCTGCTGATGATGCCGCCCACCATCTCCACCCTGCGGTCCCTGGAGCCGTACGGGAGCGCCGCGGGCGCGCTCGCCGCCGCGGCCGGGCAGGACCTCACCCCGGTGCTGGCCCGGGCCACGCTGGAGGACGGCGAGGTGGTGCTCAGCTGGCCGGGGCACGACGAGTTCACCAAGCGCGTCCCCGGACGTCCCGCAGGCCCCGGAGGCCCCGCATGACCGATGCCGCCGCACTGCCCGGCCAGCCCCGCGGAGTCGTCACCTCCGGGCCCGCGACCGCCCGCGCGGTGAACGTCCTGGCTCCCAACGCCTCCGCGATGACCCTCGACGGCACCAACACCTGGCTGGTCTCCGAGCCCGGCTCCGACCTCGCCGTCGTGATCGACCCCGGCCCGCTGGACGACGTGCACCTGAGGGAGGTCATCGCCACCGCCGAGCGGGCGGGCAAGCGGATCGGCCTCACCCTGCTCACCCACGGCCACCCCGACCACGCCGAGGGCGCGGGCCGCTTCGCCGAGCTCACCCGTACCAAGGTCCGCGCCCTGGACCCGGCCCTGCGCCTCGGCGACGAGGGTCTGGCCGCCGGGGACGTGATCCGGACCGGCGGGCTGGAGCTGCGCGTGGTGGCGACCCCGGGCCACACCAGCGACTCGCTCTGCTTCCACCTGCCGGCCGACCGGGCCGTCCTGACCGGCGACACGATCCTGGGCCGCGGCACCACCGTCGTCGCCCACCCCGACGGCCGCCTCGGCGACTATCTGGACTCCCTGCGCCGCCTGCGCTCGCTCACCGTGGACGACGGGGTGCACACCGTCCTGCCGGGCCACGGACCGGTCCTGGAGGACGCACAGGGCGCCGTGGAGTTCTATCTGGCCCATCGTGCTCACCGGCTCGCGCAGGTTGAAACGGCCGTCGAGAACGGCTTCGTCACGCCGGAGGCCGTCGTCTCGCAGGTCTACGCGGACGTGGACCGGTCGCTGTGGCCGGCCGCGGAATGGTCCGTCCGGGCGCAGCTCGAGTACCTTCAAGATCACGGACTGATCCCTGGGGGGCCCGAATGAACACCGTGTTCCTGCTGGTCGTGCTGATCGCCACGGCCGGATGGATCACCTCGACGGTGACCCTGCGCGTGCAGAGCCTCCAGCTCAAGGCGGACCGGACGGAGCGCCGCCTGGCCCTGGTGCTGGAGCACTTCGGCATCGAGGAGCCGGAGCCGGCCGGGATGGCCGAGGTGCGCGACCTGATCAGGGCCGACCGGCAGATATCGGCGATCAAGGAGTACCGCCGGATCACCGGCGCGGGCCTGGCGGAGGCCAAGCTGGCCGTCGAGGCCCTCGCCGAGACCCTGACCCGGGCCGAGGCCCGGAGCCGGCCTCAGCCCCAGGCCGGGGCCGGGCCCGGGGCCGGGGCCGAGAAGGCCTGAAGCCGTCCGGCGGCCGGGGACGCGCCCTCGGGGCGCCGTCGCTACGTTGCCGGCACGCCCCGGCGCCGTGTCCTGGTGCCGTGCCGGGCCGTGTACTCGTCCGCGAGCCAGGGCCCGAGGTCCTCGACGTACGAGCGCAGCACCTCCGGGTCCGCTACGGGATCCAGCGCGACGGCGGCCGCTTCCCGCAGCTGGGCCGCGCGCTCGGGGTAGTACATGCCGAAGATCTCCGCGGACTCGCCGAGGTCGCTGGTCCAGCCGCCCCACCGGGGCATGACCAGCGTGAAGGCGGTGCGCACCAGGCGCCGCGAGAAGCGGCGGCTCAGCTTCCGGTACTCCTGCGGGGTCGACGCCTCCCGCACACGGGTCCGCCATTCGGGGAGTACGTCGGCCAGGTCCCCGTTGGTCTCGCGGGCGAGCAGGCTGTCCGGGCGGTAGCGCGGCAGGTGCTCGGCCAGGTCGGCGCCGAGCAGCGGGGTGCACAGGCAGGCGAGGAACCAGCCCAGGTCGAATCGTTCCGCCTCGCTCAGCACGGCGGCCTTGTCCTGGAGCAGGATGCCGACGCCGTCGACCTCCGGGAAGTCCTCGTCGAGCCCGCGCGCGAGGACCTCGGCGGTGTCGCGGTCGTCGTCGGAGGGCTCGTGGTGCAGGACGAGCAGCAGGTCCAGGTCGGACCGCCCGGGCCGGGCCGTCCCGCGCGGCACGGACCCGTACAGGTACGCGCTGTGCAGCCGCCGGCCGTACGCCTCGGCGGTCCGCGCCCGTGCGGCGGCCACGAGGCCCCTGAACCCGTCCTGAACCCGCCCGAGGGAGCCCTCCCGCTCGAAGTACCCGGACGCGTCCAGCCCTCTGTGCTCCATGGCTCCACTGTGCCCGCCGGGTCGCCCGGGGCGGCCGACCCGGGCGCCGTTCACGCGCCGCGGAGCGCCCCTGTGGCGGCGTCGGGCCCGTAACGCGCGAAAGGGCCCCGCCCGGTCGGGCAGGACCCCTCCAACAGCTGTGGCAGGCGTCAGCGCGAGCGCTTCGCGAGGCGCTCCACGTCCAGCAGGATGACCGCGCGGGCCTCCAGGCGCAGCCAGCCGCGGCCCGCGAAGTCGGCCAGGGCCTTGTTCACGGTCTCGCGCGAGGCGCCGACGAGCTGGGCGAGCTCCTCCTGCGTGAGGTCGTGCACCACGTGGATGCCCTCCTCCGACTGCACGCCGAACCGGCGCGACAGGTCGAGGAGCGCCCGCGCCACACGGCCGGGAACGTCGGAGAAGACCAGGTCGGACATCTGGTCGTTGGTCTTGCGCAGGCGGCGGGCGACGGCGCGCAGCAGCGCGGTCGCGACCTCGGGCCGGGCGTTGAGCCAGGGCTGGAGGTCACCGTGGCCGAGGCCGAGGAGCTTGACCTCGGTCAGCGCGGTGGCGGTGGCGGTGCGCGGGCCCGGGTCGAAGAGCGACAGCTCGCCGATCAGCTCGCCGGGGCCGAGGACGGCCAGCATGTTCTCGCGGCCGTCGGGGGAGGTGCGGTGGAGCTTCACCTTGCCCTCGGTCACGACATACAGCCGGTCGCCGGGGTCGCCCTCGTGGAACAGGGCGTCACCGCGTGCGAGGGTCACCTCGCCCATGGAGGCGCGGAGCTCCGCGGCCTGCTCGTCATCGAGCGCCGCGAAGAGCGGGGCGCGCCGCAGAACGTCGTCCACGAGTCTCTCTCCTATGTCGACCAGCTCAGGGGACCGTGCTCCCCATTTTGCCGGACGGCTCAAACAGTGCGATCAATCACAAGGATGCCGGACGGACGGGCGTGCTGTGCGGCCAGAGGCCAATCGGAGTGGTGTTACCTGAGGTCCGGGCGGGTGTCAGCGGCCGGCCTTAGGCTGGCCGGGTGTCCAATAAGCCGGTGAGAGCACAGGCCAAGGGGTCCGCCGGAGTGACGGAGCCCCAAAATTCTGCCGTGGGCGAACATGTCCCAGTGAAGACGTCCGCGAGGGCTGCGGCCACCCCTCAGGGCAAAGTTTCGGCCAAGAAACCGAAGTCGGCCAAGCCGGAATCCCGCCTGGCCATGGTGCGCAGGGCGCGGCGCATCAACCGTGAGCTGGCCGAGATCTATCCGTACGCCCATCCGGAGCTCGACTTCCGCAATCCCTTCGAGCTGCTCGTCGCGACGGTGCTGTCCGCGCAGACGACCGACCTGCGCGTGAACCAGACGACCCCGGCCCTCTTCGCCGCCTACCCGACCCCCGAGGACATGGCCGCGGCCGCCCCGGAGGATCTGGAGGAGCTCATCAGGCCGACCGGGTTCTTCCGGGCCAAGTCGAGGTCCCTGCTCGGCCTCTCGCAGGCCCTGCGGGACAACTTCGGCGGGGAGGTGCCGGGCCGGATCGAGGACCTGGTCACCCTGCCCGGAGTGGGCCGGAAGACGGCCAACGTGGTCCTCGGCAATGCGTTCGGTGTCCCGGGGATCACGGTGGACACCCATTTCGGCCGGCTGGTGCGCCGCTGGAAGCTGACCGAGCAGGAGGACCCGGAGAAGGTCGAGGCGGAGATCTGCGCGATTTTTCCGAAGAGCGAGTGGACGATGCTCTCGCACCGGGTCGTCTTCCACGGCCGCCGGATCTGCCACTCCCGCAAGCCGGCCTGCGGGGCCTGTCCGATCGCCCCGCTCTGCCCGGCGTACGGGGAGGGTGAGACCGACCCGGAGAAGGCGAAGAAGCTGCTCAAGTACGAGAAGGGCGGCCAGCCGGGCCAGCGGCTCACCCCGCCCCCGGACTATCCGGGGCTGCCGGCCCCGCCGCTGGGCGGCGCCGTGGCGGACACGGCGCCCTAGCGGCTCCCTGACGGCTCCTTGGCGGCTTGCTGGCGCCCCATAGCGGACGCAGGGCCGTGAGGGGGCAGGTTTTGCCGGACTGCAGGGCTTTGGGGCTGTAGGAACGAATCGGTACCCGGACCGCGTTTTGTGGTGTGGGAGACGGTGCTGGACAGGACGAGGCGGACAGGGGTGCCCATGATGCGCGGTACACGGGACGAGGCCGGAACCACGGTGGGATCCCGCGAGGGCGGCGGCCCGGCCGTCACGACCGACGGCCTGCCGGACTGGCTCGATCCCGTCGTCCGGGCCGCCCGGTCCGTTCAGCCGGGCCAGCTGAGCCGCTTCCTGCCGCCCGAGGACGGCCGGGGGCGGCAGTCCGCCGTGCTCGTCCTCTTCGGGGAGGGCGCCCGCGGCCCCGAGCTGCTGCTCATGGAGCGCGCCGGCACCCTCCGCTCGCATGCGGGCCAGCCGTCCTTCCCCGGCGGTGCGCTGGATCCGGAGGACGGCGATCCGCACACCACCGGCCCGCTGCGCGCCGCGCTGCGCGAGGCCGAGGAAGAAACCGGACTTGATCCTTCCGGTGTTCAGCTCTTCGGTGTGCTGCCCCGCCTCTACATTCCCGTCAGCGAGTTCGTGGTCACCCCGGTCCTCGGCTGGTGGCGTGCCCCCAGCCCGGTGGGCGCCGTGGACCCGGCCGAGACGGCCCGGGTCTTCACGGTGCCCGTGGCCGATCTCACGGATCCCGAACACCGGGTCATGACCGTTCACCCGAGCGGTCACCTGGGTCCGGGTTTCACCGTCGAATCGGCTCTGGTCTGGGGTTTCACCGCCGGAGTGATCGACCGGATCCTGCACTTCGCGGGCTGGGAGCGTCCCTGGGACCGCTCGCGGCAGGTCCCGCTCGACTGGCGCGCATGAGACGGTGGCCCACGTGAACGTGCTGGACATCCTGTTGCTGCTCGCCGCCGTGTGGTTCGCGATCGTCGGCTATCGCCAGGGGTTCGTCGTCGGCATCCTGTCGGTGATCGGCTTCCTCGGCGGTGGCCTCGTCGCCGTGTCCCTGCTCCCGCTGATCTGGGACCGGGTGACGGACAACGGCACCCAGGTGTCCACCACCGTCGTCGTCATCGCCGTCGTCGCGATCATCATCTGCGCCTCGATCGGCCAGGCCCTGACCACCCATCTCGGGAGCAAACTCCGCCGCCAGATCACCTGGTCACCCGCACGCGCGCTCGACGCGACGGGCGGGGCCCTGGTCAACGTGGTCGCGATGCTGCTGGTGGCCTGGCTGATCGGTTCCGCGCTCGCCGGGACCTCGCTCCCCACGCTGGGCAAGGAGGTCCGCAACTCCAAGGTCCTCCTCGGCGTGTCGCGCGTGCTGCCCGACCAGGCGAACACCTGGTTCTCCGACTTCAGCTCCACGCTCGCGCGCAACGGCTTCCCGCAGGTGTTCAGCCCGTTCTCCAACGAGCCCATCACCGAGGTCAAGGCGCCCGACCCCGCGCTCGCCAGCAGCCCCGTCGCCGACCAGGCGAAGCGCTCGATCGTGAAGGTCGTCGGCACCGCACCCAGCTGCAGCAAGGTGCTGGAGGGCACGGGCTTCGTCTTCGCGCCCGGCAAGGTGATGACCAATGCGCACGTCGTCGGCGGCGTCGGCGAGCCCACCGTGCAGGTCGGCGGCGAGGGCAAGCTGTACGACGCCAAGGTCGTGCTCTACGACTGGGCGCGCGACATCGCCGTCCTGGACGTGCCCAAGCTGAAGGCCCCGGCGCTGGAGTTCTCCGAGAAGGACGCGACGAGCGGCAGCGACGCGATCGTCGCCGGCTTCCCGGAGAACGGCGCGTACGACGTCCGCTCCGCCCGCGTCCGCGGCCGGATCAACGCCAACGGACCGGACATCTATCACCGCGGGACCGTCCGGCGGGACGTCTACTCGCTGTTCGCGACCGTTCGCCAGGGCAACTCCGGCGGACCGCTGCTGACGCCCGACGGCAAGGTGTACGGAGTCGTCTTCGCGAAGTCCCTGGACGACCCCAACACCGGTTACGTGCTGACGGTGGACGAGATCCGCGACGACATCCGGATCGGCAAGGACGCCGTACGCCGGGTCGACAGCCAGGGCTGCGCCCTCTGATACGACCCGGTACGACGCCCCGCCCCCGCAGGGTCCCTACGTCCGTGGATGACGCAGGCGCGCGGAGACCCAGCGGGCCCGGCGTCGCAGGATGAGCGGAATCCCGAGGCGGGGGTCGTGGCCGTGCCGGCCGGCCCTCTCGTGGGTGCCCGGCGTCGCTGCCGAGCGTCGTTCGTGCGCGGTGTCACCGTAGTCGTGCGTCCAGCTCATACTCCGAGCTCTGCCCGTGCCCCAAGGTCCGTAACCCCGTCACGGGCGGCCAATTGGCCTATGCGCGAGGCAATTGAATGCTCGTAGGACAAGCGTATGAGTGAACTGCCGTCCGCCCAGGGGTCGGTCAGCGGTCCGGCTCGGGGTCCTTCAGCCAGTTCACCAGCTCCGACGAGAAGGCGACCGGGTCCTCCTCGTGCGGGAAGTGCCCGAGCCCGTCGAACAGCCGCCACCGGTACGGGGCTTCGACGTACTCCCCGGAACCGGCCGCGCTCCGCGTCCGCATCACCGGGTCGAGCGATCCGTGCAGATGCAGCGTCGGCACCCGCACCGGCCGCTTCATCCGCCGGTTGAACTGGATCCCGTCGGGACGGGCCATCGACCGCATCATCCAGCGGTACGGCTCGACCGAACAGTGCGCGGTGGACGGGATGCACATGGCCCGCTGGTACACGGCCAGGTCCTCGTCCTCCGGCAGCCGCGGCCCGGACCAGTCCCGGATCAGCTCACCCACGAGGGCCCCGCCGTCGGCGACGAGCTGACGCTCGGGAACGAACGGCCGCTGGAAGCCCCAGATGTGCGAACTCGCCCGTGTCTGCCCGAAGTCCGAGAGCATCGCCGAGCGCCAGCGGCGCGGGTGCGGCATGGAGGAGACGACGAGGCGGCGCACCAGCTTGGGCCGCATCACGGCCGCCGTCCAGGCGAGGTAGCCGCCCAGGTCGTGCCCGACGAGGGCGGCGTCCGGCTCGCCGAGGGACCGTACGACCCCGGTGATGTCGAGGGCCAGGTTGGCGGGGTCGTAGCCGCGCGGGGTGCGGTCGCTGCCGCCCACACCGCGCAGGTCCATCGCGACCGCCCGGTACCCGGCGTCGGCGAGCGCGGTCATCTGGTGCCGCCAGGTCCACCAGAACTGCGGGAAGCCGTGGAGCAGCAGCACCAGCGGTCCGTCACCCAGCTCGGCGACGTGGAAGCGGGCGCCGTTGGCAGCGACGTCCCGGTGCGTCACCGTCCGCCCGCCGGGAAGGTCGAGCCGTACCGCCGTGGCAGCTGTGGGAGGAACGCTGGGGTCCGGCGTGGGCGCTGTCATGAGGACGAGCGTGCCACACCCACAGCCTTGTCACTCACCGGCCGCGGGTGCGGCTTGACGGTCTGGACCAGCGCGGCGGTCTGCTTGACGGAGGCGATGGACTTCTCCGGCGGCTTGACCTTCTTGAACTTGCGTACGCCGATGAGTACGAGCACGCCCGCGATCAGCAGGAACGCGCCGCCGACGATGAGGAAGGACCACGCGAGCCCGAGCCCGAGGTTGTGGATCCCGTACGCCGCGGCGAAGGTCAGCACCGGGACGGAGAAGAGCGCGAGCACTCCGGCGGCCACCATCGAGGCGGACCCGCTGCCCACGCGCTTGACGTCCTCGCGGATCTCCGCCTTGGCGAGGGCGATCTCGTCGTGCACCAGCGCGGACATCTCGGCGGTGGCCGAGGCGACCAGTTGGCCGAGTGTGCGCTCGGCTCCCTGCGCCTCTTGGTCCACTGCGCTCATCGCTCTCTCCCTCTGTCGTCTGCTGCCGGGCGGCGCGGCTGTCCTGCGTCGTCAGTCAGATCATGCCGGACGGTCGCCCTCGGCGGTGGACCCGGCTGCCGTTTGGAGCGCGGCGGCGGCCGCGTCCTCGGCCCTGCGGCGGTGTTCCGCGGCCCTGTCCTCGTAGATCCTGGCCATCCGCAAGTGGTACGCGGGGTTGTCCTCCTCGTAGATGTCCGGGATGCCGTCGTGGTCCTCGTCGCGCTCCTCGGCGTCGGTGAGCGCCCGGTACCTGCGGTTGCGGAGCTTGAGCATCACGCACGCGATCACGGCGGCGATCAGGGATCCGATCAGGACGGCGGCCTTGACCTCGTCGGTGAGCACCGGGTCGTCGGCGAAGGCGAGTTCGCCGATGAGGAGGGAGACGGTGAAGCCGATGCCGGCGAGCGCGGCCACCGCGAGTACGTCGGGCCAGGCCAGGTCCTCGTTCAGCTCGGCCTTGGTGAAGCGGGCGGCCAGCCAGGTGCCGCCGAAGATGCCGACGGTCTTGCCGATGACGAGGCCGAGTACGACGCCGAGGGTCTCGGGCCGGGTGAAGACCTGGGCGATGGCGTGGTCGGAGAGGGAGACACCGGCGGAGAAGAGGGCGAAGAGGGGCACGGCGAGCCCGGCCGACAGGGGCCGGACCAAGTGCTCGATGTGCTCACCGGGGGACTGCTGCTCACCCTCGCGGCGGGTGCAGCGGAGCATCAGGCCCATGGCGACGCCGGCGATGGTGGCGTGGACTCCGCTGTTGTACATCAGGCCCCAGATGACCAGGGCGAGCGGGACGTAGACGTACCAGCCGTGGACGCCGCGGTGGAGCAGGAACCAGAAGAGGGCCAGGCCCACGAACGCGCCGCCGAGCGCGAGGAAGTCGATGTCGCTGGTGAAGAACACCGCGATGATCAGGATGGCGAAGAGGTCGTCGACGACCGCGAGGGTCAGCAGGAAGGCGCGCAGGGCCGACGGCAGTGAGGTGCCGATGACGGCGAGGACGGCGAGCGCGAAGGCGATGTCGGTGGCGGTGGGGACGGCCCAGCCGTCCGTGGAGCCGTCGCCCACGGTGTTGACGATGACGTAGACCACCGCGGGTACGGCCATACCGCACAGGGCGGCGATCACCGGGAGCGCGGCCGCCCTTGCGTTGCGCAGATCGCCCGCGACGAGCTCGCGCTTGAGCTCGATCCCGGCGACGAAGAAGAAGACGGCGAGGAGTCCGTCGGCGGCCCAGTGCTGGAGCGAGAGGTCCAGGCCGAGGGAGGCGGGGCCGATGTGGAAGGACCGGATGTCGGCGTAGCTGTCGGATACGGCGGGGATGTTCGCCCACAGGAGGGCGGCGATCGCGGCCACGAGCAGCAGGACTCCGCCGACGGTCTCGGTGCGCAGGGCATCGGCGACGAAGCGGCGCTCGGGCAGGGTGAGCCGGCCGAGCAGCTTGCCGCTCTTGTGGTCGGTGGGGCTGGGCGCGGCCACGAGGGACACCTCCGGGGTCGGTTGGACGGCATGACGAAGCTCATTGCCGACCAGACTTCCCGGCGCACCCTGTGGTCTTTCTTTACGCTTTGAATACCTTACAGGGCGCACACGAGGACGTATCCGGCGATCATCACTTTAAGTGCGAAAGGGTCACCCGGCGCAGCGCGCCGGGTGACCCTTTCGGTGTGTCCGTGAACCGTGTCCCTGCCTGTGTTCGTGCCGGTGTCTCAGTCCTCGCTGCCGGCGGCGGGGAGCTTGCTCTGGATCAGGTCCATGACGGAGGAGTCGGCGAGCGTGGTGACGTCACCGACCGCGCGGTTCTCGGCCACGTCGCGCAGCAGACGGCGCATGATCTTGCCCGAGCGGGTCTTCGGCAGTTCCTGGACGGGCAGGATCCGCTTCGGCTTGGCGATCGGGCCGAGCGTGTTGCCCACGTGGTTGCGCAGGTCCGCGACCAGGTTCTCGGTCTCGGAGGCGCTGCCGCGCAGGATCACGAAGGCGACGATGGCCTGGCCGGTGGTCTCGTCGTTCGCGCCGACCACGGCCGCCTCGGCGACCGACGGGTGCGAGACGAGCGCCGACTCGACCTCGGTGGTCGAGATGTTGTGTCCGGAGACCAGCATGACGTCGTCCACCCGGCCGAGCAGCCAGATGTCGCCGGCGTCGTCCTTCTTGGCGCCGTCGCCCGCGAAGTACTTGCCCTCGAAGCGCGACCAGTAGGTGTCGATGAACCGCTGGTCGTCACCCCAGATGGTGCGCAGCATCGACGGCCACGGCTCGGTGAGGACCAGGTAGCCGCCCCCGCCGTTGGGCACCTCGTGCGCCTCGTCGTCCACGACGGTGGCGGAGATTCCCGGCAGGGCGCGCTGCGCGGAGCCCGGCTTCGTGGAGGTGACGCCCGGCAGCGGGGAGATCATCATCGCGCCGGTCTCGGTCTGCCACCAGGTGTCCACGATCGGGCAGCGGTCGCCGCCGATGTGCTTGCGGTACCAGATCCAGGCCTCGGGGTTGATCGGCTCGCCGACCGATCCCAGCACGCGCAGGCTCGACAGGTCGAACTTCGCGGGGATGTCGTCGCCCCACTTCATGAACGTACGGATCGCCGTGGGCGCGGTGTAGAGGA is drawn from Streptomyces sp. NBC_01232 and contains these coding sequences:
- the nhaA gene encoding Na+/H+ antiporter NhaA, with translation MAAPSPTDHKSGKLLGRLTLPERRFVADALRTETVGGVLLLVAAIAALLWANIPAVSDSYADIRSFHIGPASLGLDLSLQHWAADGLLAVFFFVAGIELKRELVAGDLRNARAAALPVIAALCGMAVPAVVYVIVNTVGDGSTDGWAVPTATDIAFALAVLAVIGTSLPSALRAFLLTLAVVDDLFAILIIAVFFTSDIDFLALGGAFVGLALFWFLLHRGVHGWYVYVPLALVIWGLMYNSGVHATIAGVAMGLMLRCTRREGEQQSPGEHIEHLVRPLSAGLAVPLFALFSAGVSLSDHAIAQVFTRPETLGVVLGLVIGKTVGIFGGTWLAARFTKAELNEDLAWPDVLAVAALAGIGFTVSLLIGELAFADDPVLTDEVKAAVLIGSLIAAVIACVMLKLRNRRYRALTDAEERDEDHDGIPDIYEEDNPAYHLRMARIYEDRAAEHRRRAEDAAAAALQTAAGSTAEGDRPA